One Spodoptera frugiperda isolate SF20-4 chromosome 10, AGI-APGP_CSIRO_Sfru_2.0, whole genome shotgun sequence genomic region harbors:
- the LOC118277155 gene encoding probable salivary secreted peptide translates to MKSLLLVVLLAAAATAAIVHQDIAEAPEAVVEYENILYSDEAEVAEVEAGSRSVEIESRRNLSVGTIGNSRLLANTQHIRGAVANTIIVQNITFNFASSIRIAAIRVTRVGASQNATPSIVSGGLNRNFVTIRITSARGRGYNYRIQIYGR, encoded by the exons ATGAAGAGCCTGCTCCTCGTAGTACTGCTGGCAGCGGCAGCCACAGCCGCCATCGTCCACCAGGACATAGCTGAAGCACCCGAGGCAGTCGTCGAGTATGAGAACATTCTGTACAGCGATGAGGCTGAGGTGGCTGAAGTAGAGGCTGGTAGCAGGAGTGTGGAGATCGAGAGTCGTCGCAACCTCAGCGTGGGGACCATCGGCAACAGCAGACTGCTCGCCAA CACTCAGCACATCAGAGGCGCCGTCGCGAACACAATCATCGTCCAGAACATTACTTTCAACTTCGCGTCCAGTATCCGAATCGCCGCGATCCGAGTGACGCGAGTGGGAGCCTCACAGAACGCGACCCCGTCCATAGTCTCCGGAGGTCTGAACCGCAACTTTGTGACAATCAGGATTACGTCAGCTCGAGGCCGCGGCTACAACTACAGGATCCAGATCTACGGACGTTAA
- the LOC118277157 gene encoding probable salivary secreted peptide isoform X2 translates to MKSLLLVVLLAAAATAAIVHQDITEAPEGIVEYEEILYNDEAEVAEVEAGSRSVEIESRRNLSVGTIGNSRLLANTQHIRGAVANTIIVQNITFNFASSIRIAAIRVTRVGASQNATPSIVSGGLNRNFVTIRITSARGRGYNYRIQIYGR, encoded by the exons ATGAAGAGCCTGCTCCTTGTAGTACTGTTGGCAGCGGCAGCCACAGCCGCCATCGTCCACCAGGACATTACTGAAGCACCTGAGGGAATTGTCGAGTATGAAGAAATCCTGTACAATGATGAGGCTGAGGTGGCTGAAGTAGAGGCTGGTAGCAGGAGTGTGGAGATCGAGAGTCGCCGCAACCTCAGCGTGGGGACCATCGGCAACAGCAGACTGCTCGCCAA TACTCAGCACATCAGAGGCGCCGTCGCGAACACAATCATCGTCCAGAACATTACTTTCAACTTCGCGTCCAGTATCCGAATCGCCGCGATCCGAGTGACGCGAGTGGGAGCCTCACAGAACGCGACCCCGTCCATAGTCTCCGGAGGTCTGAACCGCAACTTTGTGACAATCAGGATTACGTCAGCTCGAGGCCGCGGCTACAACTACAGGATCCAGATCTACGGACGTTAA
- the LOC118277157 gene encoding probable salivary secreted peptide isoform X1 — protein sequence MKSLFLVVLLAAAATAAIVSQDVAEAPEGVVEYEEILYSDEAEMAEVEEAGSRSMEIESRRNLSVGTIGNSRLLANTQHIRGAVANTIIVQNITFNFASSIRIAAIRVTRVGASQNATPSIVSGGLNRNFVTIRITSARGRGYNYRIQIYGR from the exons ATGAAGAGCCTGTTCCTCGTAGTACTGCTGGCAGCGGCAGCCACAGCCGCCATCGTCAGCCAGGACGTAGCTGAAGCACCCGAGGGAGTCGTCGAGTATGAAGAAATCCTATACAGCGATGAGGCTGAGATGGCTGAAGTAGAAGAGGCTGGTAGCAGGAGTATGGAGATCGAGAGTCGCCGCAACCTCAGCGTGGGGACCATCGGCAACAGCAGACTGCTCGCCAA TACTCAGCACATAAGAGGCGCCGTCGCGAATACAATCATCGTCCAGAACATTACTTTCAACTTCGCGTCCAGTATCCGAATCGCCGCGATCCGAGTGACGCGAGTGGGAGCCTCACAGAACGCGACCCCGTCCATAGTCTCCGGAGGTCTGAACCGCAACTTTGTGACAATCAGGATTACGTCAGCTCGAGGCCGCGGCTACAACTACAGGATCCAGATCTACGGACGTTAA
- the LOC118277156 gene encoding probable salivary secreted peptide → MKSLLLVVLLAAAATAAIVSQDVAEAPEGVVEYEEILYSDETELAEVEEAGSRSVEIESRRNLSVGTIGNSRLLANTQHIRGAVANTIIVQNITFNFASSIRIAAIRVTRVGASQNATPSIVSGGLNRNFVTIRITSARGRGYNYRIQIYGR, encoded by the exons ATGAAGAGCCTGCTCCTTGTAGTACTGTTGGCAGCGGCAGCCACAGCCGCCATCGTCAGCCAGGACGTAGCTGAAGCACCTGAGGGAGTCGTCGAGTATGAAGAAATCCTGTACAGCGATGAGACTGAACTGGCTGAAGTAGAAGAGGCTGGTAGCAGGAGTGTGGAGATCGAGAGTCGTCGCAACCTCAGCGTGGGGACCATCGGCAACAGCAGACTGCTCGCCAA TACTCAGCACATCAGAGGCGCCGTCGCGAACACAATCATCGTCCAGAACATTACTTTCAACTTCGCGTCCAGTATCCGAATCGCCGCGATCCGAGTGACGCGAGTGGGAGCCTCACAGAACGCGACCCCGTCCATAGTCTCCGGAGGTCTGAACCGCAACTTTGTGACAATCAGGATTACGTCAGCTCGAGGCCGCGGCTACAACTACAGGATCCAGATCTACGGACGTTAA